The Chlorocebus sabaeus isolate Y175 chromosome 6, mChlSab1.0.hap1, whole genome shotgun sequence genome has a segment encoding these proteins:
- the ZNF414 gene encoding zinc finger protein 414 gives MEEKPSGPSPDMPATAEPSSSETDKELLSPAVPSAATSSSMAEELGPEQAATPPVWERGGLGGMQQGSSPAPDSCQPGPGPSPGPTSIVSGTSEDLRPPRRRLPPGKQIPCSSPGCSLSFPSVRDLAQHLRTHCPPTQSLEGKLFRCSALSCTETFPSMQELVAHSKLHYKPNRYFKCENCLLRFRTHRSLFKHLHVCAEHAQSPAPPPPPALDREPPAPERPPEVDLASAPGLPFPLLEPFTFVPYLSPAPFGLSPPRLRPFLAAAPGPPASSAAVWKKSQGAGSSPRRPQGGSDAPSGHAAPSRIVWEHTRGRYSCMQCAFSTASRSAMTLHLEDHRPGAPAAPAPGPPRPDAPADPAPLAPKVSPLLSEGELPVFSQL, from the exons ATG GAGGAGAAACCCTCAGGACCCAGCCCAGACATGCCGGCCACTGCAGAGCCCAGCTCCAGTGAGACCGACAAGGAGTTGTTGTCCCCGGCTGTGCCATCTGCcgccacctcctcctccatggCGGAGGAGCTGGGCCCTGAGCAGGCAGCCACACCACCAGTGTGGGAACGTGGAGGGCTTGGAGGGATGCAGCAgggctcctccccagccccagacaGCTGCCAGCCTGGCCCCGGACCCAGCCCTGGCCCGACCAGCATAGTCTCCGGGACCAGCGAGGACCTGCGGCCTCCCAGACGACGCCTACCTCCAG GGAAGCAAATCCCTTGCTCCAGCCCTGGCTGCTCCCTCAGTTTTCCCAGCGTCCGTGACCTGGCACAGCATCTTCGAACCCACTGTCCGCCCACACAGTCCCTGGAAG GCAAGCTCTTCCGCTGCTCAGCCCTGAGCTGCACCGAGACCTTCCCCAGCATGCAGGAGCTGGTGGCTCACAGCAAACTGCACTACAAGCCCAATCGCTACTTCAA GTGTGAGAACTGCCTCCTGCGCTTCCGCACGCACCGCTCGCTCTTCAAGCATCTACATGTTTGCGCGGAGCATGCGCAGAGCCCAgccccgccaccacccccagccctggaCCGAGAGCCGCCCGCGCCCGAGCGTCCCCCGGAGGTTGACCTCGCGTCAGCACCGGGCCTGCCGTTCCCGCTGCTGGAACCTTTCACGTTCGTGCCCTACTTGAGCCCTGCGCCCTTTGGCCTAAGCCCCCCGCGCCTGCGCCCCTTCCTGGCCGCTGCACCCGGGCCGCCGGCTTCCAGCGCCGCCGTCTGGAAAAAGAGCCAAG GTGCTGGCAGCAGCCCCCGAAGACCCCAGGGCGGCTCCGACGCGCCCTCAG GGCACGCGGCCCCGAGCCGCATCGTGTGGGAGCACACGCGCGGCCGCTACTCGTGCATGCAGTGCGCCTTCTCCACGGCCTCGCGGTCCGCCATGACCCTGCACCTGGAGGACCACCGCCCCGGCGCCCCCGCGGCCCCCGCGCCCGGGCCACCGCGCCCCGACGCCCCCGCGG ATCCGGCCCCGCTTGCACCCAAGGTGTCGCCGCTGCTTTCAGAGGGGGAGCTTCCAGTGTTCTCGCAGCTCTGA